ATTCGATTCTCTCTCCGCCAAGTTCCACGCCTACACCGGCAGGGCAGGTTCCCTTGATGGCTACACTCGGGGTATAGATGGTGTCGGGGAGGGCTTCGAAGGTGCACTTGAGGGAGTCTTTGGCGGCGGTCTGCTTGGCCTTGTACTCGTTATCCTTTGCCTGAATCGCCTCTTTCAGTTTGTCTAGGGTCATGGTGGTATCGCTGAGCATGGCGTCGATTTCGTTCAAGAAATCCAGGTCACCCGAGGAGGATAGTTCCAAAACCAGAAAGTCGTCGCCGTTGGGGACGGCCGTTTGGCCTCCATTGATGCCTACCACCTTGCCGGACAAGTCGATTTCCAGGCGTCCGTTGCGGAGGGATGCGATGGGAGTGCCCTTGGAGCTCATGCCGATGACACCGTCAGTTCCGCGGATGGCGGCCGTGGCGGTTCCGGTCTTGAATTTGAAGGAGCTCTCCTTGCTGGACTGTTTCTGTACGTCAAAGCGGACCTTGCCGCTCTTGATGTCGGTCATGGCCGTCTGGACTCCGTCCTCGGACAGCAGTTGGGAGAATTCCACCAGGGAGTTCTCTTCTACCGAGATGGTACTGCCGTCGGGCAGGGCCACAATGGCCTGGGATTCTACCAGGGTCCTGATAACGTCTTTTTCTTTGACCTTCGCCCCTACACGGAGAGGCACCCAGTTGCCTTCGGATTTCTTTTGGGTGGTCACGTCACCGATGACGGAACGGACCTTGCCCGAGGTGTTTTTGGCTGCATAGGAGAACGGAACCGCCAACATGAGTGCGACGGCCACAAACTTAAAACGGCTTGAAAATGACATATAGCCCCTCTTTCAAGATGTATTTTACATAATAAATATATTATTTTTGGCTATATTGAGAGAAAATTGTATTTTTTAGGGGCGAAAAATTGACCCTAATCACACGAGGAACCTATGAGCGCAGAATTTGAAGAGCCTACCGTAGAAATGACCGATCCGGACACCGGCGAGCAGGTCATCAAGGAACTGGACAAGGCCATCCTTTCTAAGGGAGCCTGGCAGACCATGATGTTCCTTTGCCAGGAACGCAACGCCAAGACCGGCGAATTCGGCGAGCCCAAGGTCTACATCCGCCGTTACCAGAAGGTAGCAGGTGCTTTCAAGGCCCGCAGCAAGTTCAATATCAGCGGAAAGGCTCAGGCCGAAGCCATTATTGAAAATCTTAAGAAGTGGTATAACATTTAATGCCTGACCCTGCCAGTAGTAAAAAGAGAAAATACAAGATAGATTTCCTTTGTCAGGGGAGCATCAAGGCTTTCCCCTGGAAAGACAAGTTCGACAAGATGGCCCACCAGCTCCTGGACCAGGAGGGAACGGGGAACAATGTAAACGTTGTCCTCTGCGACGACGATTTTGTCCGTGAAATGAACAAGTCCTACCGCGGGCTAGACAAGGTGACCGATGTGCTTTCCTATGAATGGCACGAACCGGACCTTTTGGGCGAAATCTACATCGCCAAAGAACAGGTCAAGCGTCAAGCCCCCGAATACGGCAACAGCTTTTTCGCAGAACTCAAGCGGGTCATTGTCCACGGACTTCTGCACCTGTCGGGCTATGACCACATCAAGGCGGCCGACCGCAAGGTCATGCGCAAGCGGGAATGCGAATTTCTGGGGCTGGACCCCTACAAGGAGAAATGCTGATGGATTCATCGGTACAGTGGGCAATTGCTTTTCTGGTAATTTTCCTGTTTGTTTCCTTTTCTTTTTCTTTAATCAAAACCGCGTTCAGCGGCATTTACGCCAAACGAGAGGCCAAGGATAGGGAAGGCCGCGAAGAGAAAGTGGCCGCCATCGTGGAGCATGACGGCTTCAACGAGACCATCTCCATCGGCCGCATCTTCTGCAATGTGGGGAGTGGCGTTTTGGGCATTTACCTGTTCCAGATGGTTCCGTGGAACTGGGTGCACGAATTCAAGATGCTCGCTTTCTTGGCTTACCTTGTTGTGGCCTGCATCTGCATTTACACCATAACCGTCTTTTGCGCGAACCTTCTCGGCACCCTCAAGCCCGATACCTTGGCGGTGGTGCTGATTCCGCTCTTCAAGCTCATTCGCGTTCCTTTTGCGATTCCTGCCAAAGTCTGTCACGTTCTTTTTGTGGCGATTCTGAAGGGCCTGGGTTACGATTCCAAGCTTAGCTTCCTCTCCGAAGAGCGGCGCGATGCCGTGCAGGCGGACCTTTCCGACAGCGAGGAAACCGATGCTGAAGGCCTCGAAAAAGAAGAACAGCAGATGATTCTCAACATCTTCGACTTCGTGGAGACTCCGGTCCGTGAAATCATGACTCCCCGTGTGGACATGTGCGCTATCGACGTGGAAACGCCCCTGGACGAACTTGTCAAGGTGTTGAACAGCGAACGCCATTCCCGCTTGCCGGTGTACAAGGATACCATCGACAATATAGTGGGAATCCTTTCCAACAGGGACTTTTTGGAATGGTACACCGAACACCGGGATGAGCCCTTCGATATCATGAAAATCGTGATGCCCCCCGTGTTCGTGCCTTACCACAAGAAGATAGACGACCTGCTTACAGAACTCCGCAAGACCGGAAACCAGCTGGCCATCGTTGTGGACGAATACGGCGGCACGGCGGGCCTTGTGACCCTGGAAGACATCCTAGAAGAAATCGTGGGCGAAATCCGCGACGAAGACGACATGGACGAAGACGAAGATGTGCAACGCCTAAAAGACGGTCGCTACATCGTGGACCCACTCATGACCCTTTCGGACTTGAGCGATGAACTGGGAATCGAGTTGGAACCGCCCGAGAATTCCCATGTGGAAACCCTTTCGGGCCTCATTCAGGCCACACTTGGCATTATTCCGTCTCCGGGTGCCGAAGTCAAGATTCAGGGCTATACCTTCAGGGTGCTCAAGATGGATGGCACCCGCATGGAAAAGGTGATGCTGATTCTCCCTCCCGGTAAGGCCGGCCCAAAGACCCAGGCGCTGAAGAAGATTTAATTCGATATTTTGCAAACAAAACACCCCGCCACATTTGAGTGACGGGGCGTTTTTGTAAAGGGAGATCCCCGCCTTCGCGGGGATGACATCCTCAAAGGCCGTAAGGCCGCGCTCATCGCTCAAAGCGACGAAGTCGCGACCTCATACCTCTTTACAGGCTAATCAACCCTTCGGTATCCTTGCTCATGGCGTCATAGAATGCGTAGCGGGCGTCAACTTCCTTCTGGAGGTCGTCGGCGAGCTTCTTGGCCACTTCCGGATTGCTACGGGTGAGCTGCTTGTAGCGGTTTTCGGTGTAGATGTATTCTGCAACCGGGATCGTCGGCTTCTTGGAGTCGAGGATAAGCGGGGCCTTTCCTTCGGCGGCGAGAGCCGGGTTGTAACGGAGCAGAGTCCAGTAACCGGAATCCACGGCCATCTTCTGGTGCTGAAGCTGGCTGTTGAGATCGAAACCGTGGTTGATGCAGGGGCAGTAGCAGATGATCAGCGACGGACCATTGTGTGCTTCTGCTTCCTGGAGAACCTTCAGGGCCTGAGCGTCGTTTGCGCCGAGGGCGATACGGCCCACGTAAACGTTCTTGTAGCTCATGGCGATAAGGCCGAGGTCCTTCTTGCCGGCGCGCTTACCAGCGGCAGCGAAGAGGGCGACGGCGCCACGGTTCGTGGCCTTGGAAGCCTGTCCACCGGTGTTGGAGTACACTTCGGTATCGAGGACGCAGATGTTCACGTTTTCGCCGGTTGCCATCACGTGGTCGAGACCACCGTAACCGATGTCGTATGCCCAACCGTCACCACCGAAGATCCACACGGACTTCTTCACGAGGTAGTCGGCGAATTCGTCGCGGAGGCTGACGGATGCTTCGTCGGTTGCACCGGCGAGAGCTGCCTTCAGGGCGGCGACGTTTTCACGCTGGGCCTTGATGCCGGCTTCGTCGTCCTGCTTCTGGGTCGTGAGCTTTTCCTTGAGTTCGGCAGGAACGTTCACGGCTTCGAGGAGGCTGAGAGCCTGCTTGGCATGCTTCGTGATAGCGAGACGCATACCGAGACCGAATTCAGCGTTGTCTTCGAAGAGGCTGTTGGCCCAAGCGGGACCGCGGCCTTCCTTGTTCTTTGCCCACGGAGTGGTCGGGAGGTTACCGCCGTAAATGGAGGAGCAACCCGTAGCGTTGGCAACGACCATGCGATCACCGAACAGCTGAGAAACGAGACGCACGTAAGCGGTTTCGCCGCAGCCTGCGCAGCTTCCGGAGAATTCGAACAGCGGTTCCAGGAGCATGGCCTGCTTGACGAGGCTCTTGTTGACCTTGGTGCGGTCGAATTCCGGGAGGTCGACGAAGAAGTCCCAGCACTTGCCTTCCTGAACCTTGATGGGTTCCTGCGGCACCATGTTGATGGCCTTCTTGGTTTCGTCGGTCTTGTCCTTACCGATACAGGCCTGCGTACAGACGCCGCAACCCGTACAGTCGTAGCTGGACACGGAAATGGCGAACACCGGCTTTTCGGAACCTTCGAGCTTGAAGCCCTTGGCCGGAGTGTACTTGAAGCCTTCCGGAGCGTTCTTCACTGCGGATTCGTCAACGACCTTCACGCGGATGGCTGCATGCGGGCAGACCATAGCGCACTTGCCGCACTGCACGCAAGCGTCCGGATTCCAGGACGGGATGTTGAGGGCGAGGTCGCGCTTTTCGTATTTGGTGGTACCGGTCGGGAACACACCGTCGCAAGGCATCTTGGAGACCGGGAGCTGTTCGCCGTTGCCCTTGATGATTTCTGCGGTGACTTCGTTCACGAACTTCGGAGCGTTGCCGTGGATCGGAGCGCGGAATTCCTTGGTGCTGGTGACAGTAGCAGGAACCTTGACTTCGAACAGGTTAGCAAGAGAGGCGTCGATAGCGTCCCAGTTCTTCTGGACCACTTCCTGACCCTTCTTGGCGTAGGTCTTTTCGGCGTACTTCTTGATGTACTTGATGGCGGTTTCGGCATCGAGCACGTTACCGAGCTTAGAGAAGAAGCAGGTCTGCATTACGGTGTTGATGCGGCGGCCCATGCCGGTCTTCGCGGCAACGGCGTAGGCGTCGATCACATACACCTTGAGGTGCTTCTTGATGATTTCTTCCTGCACCGGACGCGGGAAGGTATCCCACACGGTGTCGGCAGAATGCGGAGTATTCACGAGGAAGGTCGCGCCATCCTTCGCGTACTTCAGCATGTTCACGGATTCCAGGTGCGGAGTGTGGTGGCATGCCACGAAGTCGGCTTCGTTTTCGCCAATCAGGTACGGGGCGTCGATGATGCTCTTACCAAAGCGGAGGTGAGAGGTGGTCATGGAGCCGGACTTCTTGGAGTCGTAAACGAAGTAGCCCTGGGCGTAGTTGTCGGTTTCGTTACCGATAATCTTGATGGAGTTCTTGTTGGCACCCACTGTACCGTCGGAACCCAGACCGAAGAACATGGCCTGGAAGAAGTCGCTTTCCAGCTTGAAGTTCGGGTCGATGGTGAGGCTCGTGTGGCAAACGTCGTCGTTGATACCGACAGTGAAGCGAGCCTTCGGGTCGGCCTTGGCGAGTTCGTCGTAGATGGCCTTGACCATGGCCGGGGTGAATTCCTTGGAAGAGAGACCGTAGCGGCCGCCGATCATCTTCGGCATGGCCATCTTGCCTGCCATCACGGCTTCGCTGATTGCGGTCAGGGCGTCCTGGAAGAGCGGTTCGCCAGCGGAACCCGGTTCCTTGCAGCGGTCGAGGACGGCAATCTTCTTGACAGTCTTCGGGAGGGCTGCAACGACGGCTTCCATCGGGAACGGGCGGTACAGGCGAATGTTCACGAGACCGACCTTTTCGCCCTTGGAATTGAGGTACTTGACGGTGTCACCGATGGTGCAGGTCGAAGAACCCATGGAAATAATCACGCGGTCAGCGTCGGGTGCACCGACGTAATCCACGATGTGGTACTGACGGCCAGTGTAGCTTGCGACCTTGTCCATGTACTTCTGGACAATTTCCGGAACCTTGGCGTAGAACGGGTTTACCGTTTCGCGGCCCTGGAAGTAAACGTCCGGGTTCTGTGCGGTACCGCGCATGGTCGGGCGGTCCGGGGTGAGGCAGCGCTGCCGGCATGCCTTCACGTACTTTTCGTCGATGACGTTACGGATAACGCCGTCTTCGAGAGCTTCGATCTTCATCACTTCGTGGGAGGTACGGAAACCGTCGAAGAAGTGCATAAACGGAACGCGGCTTTCGAGAGTGGAAGCGTGGGCCACGAGAGCGAGGTCCTGGCATTCCTGCACGCAGCTGGAGGCGAGCATGGCAAAGCCGGTCTGGCGGCAAGCCATCACGTCGGAGTGGTCACCGAAAATAGAAAGGCCCTGCATGGCAAGGGCACGGGCAGTCACATGGAAGACCGTGGGGGTCAGTTCGCCCGCAATCTTGTACATGTTCGGGATCATCAAGAGAAGACCCTGGGAAGCGGTGAAGGTCGTGGTCAAAGCACCGGCCTGGAGCGCTCCGTGAACGGTACCGGCAGCGCCACCTTCGGACTGCATTTCAAACACGCGGGGAACCTGTCCCCAAATATTCTTCTTGCCTGCAGCACTCCAGTTGTCGGCGTGCTCAGCCATAGGACTAGACGGTGTAATCGGGTAGATAGCCGCAACTTCGCTAACAGCAAATGCTACGCTAGCGGTGGCCTCGTTACCATCACACGCAATCATCTTTTTTGCCATGTGTGTCTCCAATTTTTAGGTTTTTTCGAAAAAATCTGATTTAAGTGCACTTTCGGCCCATTTGGAGCCAAAAGCGAAAAATCCAAGATGAAAAATATAAAGATTGAGGGGACGGGGGGAAAAAAATTTGAAAATTGACATTAATATAAGGTTTTTTTTAGATTGGGAAAAATGGTCTTTCGCTACGCTCAAGCCCCAACAGACCGGCTCGGTTATGCCAAACTTCGTTTGCCAGAACTCTCGCCTTGGGACTGTTGTCCCCCTCGCTCCTGCCCAATGTCATCCCCGCGCAGGCGGGGATCTCCCTTCGGCATCCGCTACCCCCTTTCCTAGGGCGGACAGCACTTAGGGGCTTTGCCCCTTAGTGCGCATGGCCACCAAGGTGGGGCCCGCCCCTAAAACCCCGTACGCAAGGTTTTTCTGAAAAAATACCCGCCGACCGTGTAAATTCTGCTTTACATTTTCCGTTCTACATCTTACACCTCACACCTCATACGTTCCTACTCAAGCGGATCCTCGCCTTCGCGAGGATGACACCTCTTGAGACCAGCCTTACTAAATCCTAGATCCTAATCCCTAGATCCTAATCCCTAGCTACCTATCCCTTTGAACTGGATCCTTCGCGACTTCGTCGCTCTGGATGACACTTCTTGTCCCCTGCGGCCCTAATACCTAACCCCTAGCCCCTAGCCCCTAATTACTATATTCTCCCCATGCTCCACCTGTGGCTCATCACCGCTCCCGACGACTTTTCCGCCGAATTCGACGACATCGAGCAGATGTTTTCCCGGGGCCTTTCCCGCCTGATCCTCCAGAAGCGGGGGAGGAACGGCGCTCCCTACGCCTCCGAAAGCGAATATGAACGCTGGCTTCTAGGGCTCCCCATGGAATGCCGGGACCGCATCTGGGTCCGGGGCACGCCGGATATGGCGGAGCGGCTGGAAGTCCGGGGCTGCCTCTGCGACAGCTCCCGCCTCGCCGGCGATATTCCGCCCTCCTGGTACAGGATAAATACCGTCGCCGCCTGCAATAGCGTAGAAGAAATCACGAAACTGCCTCCCTGGGTAGCCGGAACCCTTCTCGGGCCGGTTTTTCAGCCTGCCTTTGCGGTAGAGCCTGTCTCTTGTGTGGACCTGTCACGGCTGGAAACCGATAGAGAAGGCTTTAATCCCTCGAATATCCCGCTTATTCTTTCGGGTGGCCTGGACGAAGAAACCTTACCGTCAGTCCGCCCCTTCGACCCGTCAGGAATCGCCGTCCTGGGCGGCGTCTGGAACTACGCCGACCCCGTTAACGCCTTCATCAAGCTGAACCGGGCTCTCGGTAACGCCCAATTGCGTCCATAAAAGTTTTTTGTAAGTTTTTGCGTAATAACGCGTTAACATAGTCCAATTTGGAATAAGACAATCTGTGTTATTTCAATTTTTTATACATATATTTGGAATATGGAAGCAACGCGCGCGAAAATTTTGGTGGTAGATGACACCAAAACCAATATCGAAGTTCTCGAAGGAATTCTTTCAAACGATTACGATGTTTTTGTAGCCCTTGACGGTCACAAGGCCCTTATGCTCACCGAGAGGGTCAAGCCCGACCTGATTCTTTTGGATGTAATGATGCCCGAGATGGACGGATACGAAACTCTCCGCCAGATGAAGGCCCGGAATATCTTGGGCGGCACGCCTGTCATCTTTTTAACGGCAAAGTCCGATTCCAAGAGTGAACAGACGGGCCTGAACCTGGGTGCCGTTGACTATATCGGCAAGCCATTCTCTCCCGACCTGGTGCTGCTCCGCATCAAGAACCAGCTGGAATACAAGCGCCAGCGTGATCACCTCAACGAGCTGGTCATCGAAAAGACCCAGGACCTGAGAAACACCCTGAAGGTAATGCTCACCAGCCTCGGCGCTCTGGCCGAATACCGTGACCCGGAAACCGGCGGTCACATCAAGAGGACCCAGTTCGTAGTGCAGAAACTGGCCGAAATCCTGATGAAAAACCCGAAATTCGCAAAGGACATTCCCAATAGAGAATATGTGGACTATTTCGCGACGGCGGCCCCCCTGCACGACATCGGCAAGGTGGGCATCCAGGACGAGATTCTCCGCAAGCCGGGCAAGCTTAACGAAGAAGAGCGTGCCATTATGAGGGAACACGCCGCGATGGGTTACAACGTGTTGGTGGATGCCGCCAAGGGTCTCGAAGACAAGACCATGATCTTGATTGCCGCCGATATCGCCTGGTGCCATCACGAATATTACGACGGCAACGGTTACCCCCGCAAGCTCAAGGGCGACGAAATTCCCCTTTGTGCAAGGATTATGGCTGTAGCCGATGTCTATGACGCCCTCGTTTCCAAGCGCCCCTACAAAGAACCTCTGCCTCACGAAGTTGCGGTTGCAGAAGTTCTCAAGGGCAAGGGAAAGCAGTTTGACCCCGATGTGGTGGAGGCTTTTGTCGGGATTGCCGACAGCCTGCCGGACCTGTACCAGAAATTCAAGGATGAAGGAATTTGAGCGATAGTTCTTTAAATGATAAACGCCGTCAACTGAACTGGCGAATTTCCCTTGTCTATATGGTTCCCGTGCTCATTGCCACGGTGGCCCTTATCCTCATATTCTTTTTCTATATCAAGTCCACCCTGATTTCTTCGGCCTACAGCAGCACCGAAAACAGCTTCAAGAAAAACATTAGGCAATGCGAACTGTACCTGCAAGAAAAACAGGAGGACTTCAGCAAGTTCCAGAAGAAGGTTCAACAGACGGGAAAGGCCTCCCTACGTTCTGTCTTGGCAAAGCAACAGCAAGAAGACGAAGACATTTCCGACGTCTATTACGGATTCTCCAACGGCGAATACATGAGCGCCCTTGGGGATAAACTGGAAAGAACGGTTTCCGAAGTCCGAACCAAGTCCTGGTACCTGGAGGCCTCCCGTAACAAGGGCGTAGCCTTGACAGGGCCATATATCAAGCCGGCTCTCAAAAAGAATGTCTTGTCCATTTCCGCCCCGCTTTGGGACAAGGACAAGCAGATTCGCGGAGTCGTGGCCGAAGATATCGACCTGCAAAAGATTCGTTCCCTGATTTCCAGCATTGCAAGGGAAGAGGGCGGTGTCACAATCCTTATGGGAAACGACAACGAAACGGTATATACCTATTTCCCCTACGAGACCAATGTCAAAAAAATCGAGCTGGACACAATCCAGGAACTTCGTGACCTTGCTTTAGAAGGTTTTAATACCGACTCTTTGAACTACGGAAAGGTGTTCCGCTTTGAACGGGCCAATTCTCGTCACCAAAACTACGTGTTCATGGTGACCCCTATGACCAAGGCTCCCATGTATGCCATCCATGTTATCCAGCAGAACAAGGTGGTGTCCAAGCTCCGTGAAGACCTAAATGCCATCATGCTCCTTGTGACATTGGCCGTTCTTTTCATGATGATTATTGCCTCCGTTGCCGGGCATCTTCTTTTCAAGTGGCTTATCGAAAAGGACCTGAACGAGAGCGTCAGTTCCAGTACCTTGTTCGATACACTGCTTGCTACACCTAATTTCAGTTTGATTTTGACCAACGATTCCTTCGATATCCTCCATGCTAGTGCCAACATTATTGATTTCTTGAACAATGGTGAAGATATCAAGGGTGAAATCCTGTGGAAATTTTTTCCGGGCGAGGAATTCGAAAAGTTTGCCCGCAAGGTGGCCATGGGCGGAGAACTCCATCCCAGCGAACGCAAGACCATTGTGAAGGTTACCAGCCCAAACGGGGAAGAATCCTGGTGGAACGTATTCTTCCAGTTGCTGGTGGAAGATGACGGAAGTATCCGCTACCTGTTCATGATTACCGATGAGACCAGCGGCATCCAGAAAGATACTATCTTGGATACCATCATGCTGTCGGCGGACCGTTCCCTGCTGATTATCTTCGACAGGACTCGCCACATCAAGTATATGTCCAAGCAGCTGGCCGATGTCTTTGATCAGGAATGGCGTAAACTTATTGGATATTCCCTTGATGATTTGATTTCGTGTGGTTTGCCTGAAGATATCGTAAAATCGATCGGTAATTCGTTTACCAAGCAAGAAATCTGGAAAGATTCCTTCTCCTTGAATTCACAGGACGGCAAGGGCGAAATCTGGTTCCGTGGCGAGGCGGTGACCTTGAAGGTCCAGGAATCTGTGGTGGGCTATATGCTTTCCATGGTGGACATTTCCGAAGTGGTGGAGGCCCGCGAGATTGCAGAGCAGGCCACACAGGCCAAGAGCGAGTTCTTGGCCAATATGAGCC
Above is a genomic segment from Fibrobacter sp. containing:
- the ybeY gene encoding rRNA maturation RNase YbeY → MPDPASSKKRKYKIDFLCQGSIKAFPWKDKFDKMAHQLLDQEGTGNNVNVVLCDDDFVREMNKSYRGLDKVTDVLSYEWHEPDLLGEIYIAKEQVKRQAPEYGNSFFAELKRVIVHGLLHLSGYDHIKAADRKVMRKRECEFLGLDPYKEKC
- a CDS encoding HlyC/CorC family transporter: MDSSVQWAIAFLVIFLFVSFSFSLIKTAFSGIYAKREAKDREGREEKVAAIVEHDGFNETISIGRIFCNVGSGVLGIYLFQMVPWNWVHEFKMLAFLAYLVVACICIYTITVFCANLLGTLKPDTLAVVLIPLFKLIRVPFAIPAKVCHVLFVAILKGLGYDSKLSFLSEERRDAVQADLSDSEETDAEGLEKEEQQMILNIFDFVETPVREIMTPRVDMCAIDVETPLDELVKVLNSERHSRLPVYKDTIDNIVGILSNRDFLEWYTEHRDEPFDIMKIVMPPVFVPYHKKIDDLLTELRKTGNQLAIVVDEYGGTAGLVTLEDILEEIVGEIRDEDDMDEDEDVQRLKDGRYIVDPLMTLSDLSDELGIELEPPENSHVETLSGLIQATLGIIPSPGAEVKIQGYTFRVLKMDGTRMEKVMLILPPGKAGPKTQALKKI
- the nifJ gene encoding pyruvate:ferredoxin (flavodoxin) oxidoreductase; translation: MAKKMIACDGNEATASVAFAVSEVAAIYPITPSSPMAEHADNWSAAGKKNIWGQVPRVFEMQSEGGAAGTVHGALQAGALTTTFTASQGLLLMIPNMYKIAGELTPTVFHVTARALAMQGLSIFGDHSDVMACRQTGFAMLASSCVQECQDLALVAHASTLESRVPFMHFFDGFRTSHEVMKIEALEDGVIRNVIDEKYVKACRQRCLTPDRPTMRGTAQNPDVYFQGRETVNPFYAKVPEIVQKYMDKVASYTGRQYHIVDYVGAPDADRVIISMGSSTCTIGDTVKYLNSKGEKVGLVNIRLYRPFPMEAVVAALPKTVKKIAVLDRCKEPGSAGEPLFQDALTAISEAVMAGKMAMPKMIGGRYGLSSKEFTPAMVKAIYDELAKADPKARFTVGINDDVCHTSLTIDPNFKLESDFFQAMFFGLGSDGTVGANKNSIKIIGNETDNYAQGYFVYDSKKSGSMTTSHLRFGKSIIDAPYLIGENEADFVACHHTPHLESVNMLKYAKDGATFLVNTPHSADTVWDTFPRPVQEEIIKKHLKVYVIDAYAVAAKTGMGRRINTVMQTCFFSKLGNVLDAETAIKYIKKYAEKTYAKKGQEVVQKNWDAIDASLANLFEVKVPATVTSTKEFRAPIHGNAPKFVNEVTAEIIKGNGEQLPVSKMPCDGVFPTGTTKYEKRDLALNIPSWNPDACVQCGKCAMVCPHAAIRVKVVDESAVKNAPEGFKYTPAKGFKLEGSEKPVFAISVSSYDCTGCGVCTQACIGKDKTDETKKAINMVPQEPIKVQEGKCWDFFVDLPEFDRTKVNKSLVKQAMLLEPLFEFSGSCAGCGETAYVRLVSQLFGDRMVVANATGCSSIYGGNLPTTPWAKNKEGRGPAWANSLFEDNAEFGLGMRLAITKHAKQALSLLEAVNVPAELKEKLTTQKQDDEAGIKAQRENVAALKAALAGATDEASVSLRDEFADYLVKKSVWIFGGDGWAYDIGYGGLDHVMATGENVNICVLDTEVYSNTGGQASKATNRGAVALFAAAGKRAGKKDLGLIAMSYKNVYVGRIALGANDAQALKVLQEAEAHNGPSLIICYCPCINHGFDLNSQLQHQKMAVDSGYWTLLRYNPALAAEGKAPLILDSKKPTIPVAEYIYTENRYKQLTRSNPEVAKKLADDLQKEVDARYAFYDAMSKDTEGLISL
- a CDS encoding response regulator produces the protein MEATRAKILVVDDTKTNIEVLEGILSNDYDVFVALDGHKALMLTERVKPDLILLDVMMPEMDGYETLRQMKARNILGGTPVIFLTAKSDSKSEQTGLNLGAVDYIGKPFSPDLVLLRIKNQLEYKRQRDHLNELVIEKTQDLRNTLKVMLTSLGALAEYRDPETGGHIKRTQFVVQKLAEILMKNPKFAKDIPNREYVDYFATAAPLHDIGKVGIQDEILRKPGKLNEEERAIMREHAAMGYNVLVDAAKGLEDKTMILIAADIAWCHHEYYDGNGYPRKLKGDEIPLCARIMAVADVYDALVSKRPYKEPLPHEVAVAEVLKGKGKQFDPDVVEAFVGIADSLPDLYQKFKDEGI